The Chryseobacterium glaciei DNA window TCCTTTTTTTAAATTTTTAAGATCAAGAACGTAATCTTTTATTAACTGGTCGTGATCTCTTGGGCAAATCAGTAAGACTTTCTCTGTATCTACAACGATGAAATCTTTCAATCCATCAATAACAATTGCTTTATTACTGTTTTTTACATGAATGATGTTTCCTTCTGTGTTGTAGGTTAGAATATGTTTTTGCTTTACTGCGTTCTCGTTTTCGTCTTTTTCAGCGTTTTCATAAACAGATGTCCAAGTTCCTAAGTCGCTCCATCCCAGATCAGAAGGAATTACGTAAACGTTTTTAGCTTTTTCCAAAATTCCGTTATCAATAGAAATTTTCTGAACTTTCGGATAAATAATTTCAATACAGCTTTTTTCACTGTCTGCATTGTATTCACAAGCCATAAAATGCTGTGTCATCTCGGGAAGATACATTTCAAAAGCATGATGAATCGTTTTTACATTCCAGATAAAAATCCCAGCATTCCAAAGGAAATCTCCACTTTCCATAAAGCTTTTTGCAAGTTCCAGAATCGGTTTTTCCGTAAAAGTCTTAACCTTAAAATGTTCTGATCCTTTTTTATCTACAAATTGTATATAACCGTAACCTGTATCTGGTCTTGTTGGTGTAATCCCCAACGTTACAAGATAATCATTCTTAGAAGCCAGATCAAAAGCCACCTCTACTTTTTCCAAGAAAATATCTTCTCTCAAAATCAAATGATCTGCCGGTAAGACGATCATTGTTGCATTAGGATTGAGCTCAGCAATTTTATTAGCCATGTAAAGATTACATGCTGCTGTATTTTTTATTAATGGTTCACCTACGATATTTTCTTCCGGAACTTCAGGTAATTGCTGATGAGAAAGAGTGATATACTCCTTATTCGTAATTACAAATATATTCTCATTAGGGATAATTTTTTTGATCCTGTCATACGTCTGTTGAATCATCGTACGCCCAGTTCCTAAAATATCCTGAAATTGTTTTGGAAATTTCTGAGTGCTCAGTGGCCAGAATCTACTACCGATTCCTCCTGCCATTATCACACAGTATTTATCTGAATTTGACATGTTTAACTACATTTTTCTACCCTAGCCAAAGGCTTGAAAGAATACTTTCTGCCAGTAGCCAGATTCTTACAAAGATAGTTTTTTTTTATCAGACCTTCTAAAAAATACTTTTCATTTCGATAGATGAAATAGTCTCCTTTTTGAAGTTCTTCAATAAATTGTAGGGTATCATCTTGTTTTTCAATGTGAAAATATTTAACCAAATCGGGGCTGGCCATGAAATTTGCCTTTGGAGACTTAGAAAATTTGGTAATAATTGGTCTTAATTCTTCCTCATACACCTCAATACTTTCAAGAAGCATTAATCGAAAGGTCTCTTTCCACTCATTTCCGTGTGGTGAAATTCTTCTTCCATACTTTTCAAACGCTATTAAATGAGCCAACTCGTGAGTTAAAACAAAGAAAAAAAGTTGTGGAGGAAGTGTAGAATTTATCGTAATTTCATGGGAATTGTCCAGGAGTTTTCTGTAATCTCCCAGTTTAGAATTCCTGTTTCGTGTAATTTTAATATGAATGTAATAATCTAAAAACCAATGTTTTAAATATTGAAGCGTATTTGGTGGTAAATATTTTTCTAATGATTGAATAGACATTTTACAAACTTAGTGGAATTCCCGCATAGAAATTCAATAATTTAAGACTGAAAAGATAGTTAAATTTAGCCTGAGCCACAGAACCTTGTGCGTTTGCATAATTATTTCTGGCAACATTCACATCGTAAATCGTTGTTCTACCTGCAACATAACTTTTATCTGCGAAATCTAAAGCCAATTTTGTACTCTTCTCGGCTTCTACAGCAGATAAAAATATTTCATAATTAGCATCAACGTCAAATTGCGCCTTCTGAACATTCTGTCTTACGGTTTGTTTTTGTTGTTCTAAAGTTGCTTTGGCAATATTTTCATTAATCTTGGACTGCTCAACCTGAAGTTTAGTAATTCCTTTATTAAAAATCGGAATATTGATAGAAACTCCTGCATTTTGCCCAAAATTATCTTTATACTGAGGAAAGAAAACCCTTTCATCCTGAGCATTCAACAAGTTATTATAAAAACTTCCTATTCCTGCACTTGCTGTTATTGTTGGCCAAAATGCGGTTTTACTTACCTCTGTCTGAGCTTCGGCAGATTTAATTCTACTTTCGGCAGCTTTCACCTGAGGCTGATTTTCATAAGCTGTTGTCAAAACCTCATCTACAGATTTTAATTGTGGAGACAGTTGATCTGAAACGCTTACATCTTCAACATCAAAATCCTTATATTCATTTAATTGTAAAAGCTGAGCTAATGCAAATAAGCTTCTTCCAACATTAATTTCAGCCGTTTTAAGGTTTTGTTTTTCTCTTGCCAAACCTGCATCAGCTTCCGCCAAAATCGTTTGAGCTGTAGTTCCAACCTGAGTGGTTATTTTTGCTCTGTCGGCTTGTTTTTGAGCGTTTTCTACCGCTGCCTGAGAAATTTTTACAATTTCTTTATTCAACAAAGTCGTTAAATATTGTTGAGCTATTTGCAGAGAAATATCATTTTTAATGGTTTCGATGTCGTATTGACTTGCTTCAACATCAAATTCCGTCTTACGTATAGTTTTTTCTAATCTTCCGTTGTTATAAACCAAGATATCAGCGCCAAGATTAGCATTATTACTAAATCTGTCATTCCTGATACTTCCCGTTCCTAACGAAGCCTGACCAAAACTCACCGTATTTCCCACACTTGCAGAAACAGACGGTAAATAGTTCTTTTTAGCTATTTTTAAATTAGAATCCTGAATTTGTTTTGAATATTCATTTTGGATCACCTGAAGATTATGCTCTACGGCATAGTCTACGCATTCTCTTAAGGACCATCTTTTCTGAGCGCTTAAGCCCATGCTTGTTAATCCCAAAACAATAATCCAAACTTTTTTCATATTCTGATTTTATGATATTAGACGAACCAAATTTAAAAAAGTTACAGATAAAAAAAATTAATGTTTTATTTTTATCAAACTTTTGAGAATTTTGCATCATGACAACTGAACAATATCAAGAAGCTGTTGACTGGCTTTTCGTACAAGCACCTAACTATCAGTCCGATGGAGAAAAAGCTTATAAACCAGGTTTAGATAATATCACTAAACTTTGTGATTTTTTTGACAACCCTCAGGAAAAAATAAAATGCATCCACATCGGTGGAACTAATGGAAAAGGTTCTTCCAGTAATATGTTGGCATCTGTTCTTCAAGATTCAGGTTATAAAGTTGGCTTATACAACTCACCTCATCTTATTGATTTTACGGAGCGTATAAAAGTGAATGGAAGAAACTGTGACAAAGAGTTTGTCTTTAATTTCATCCAAAAGCTGAAAGGTCTTCCTGAAGATATTCTTCCTTCATTTTTTGAGTTCACGACCATTATAGCTTTTGAATATTTTTATCAGCAACAGGTGGATTTTGCCATTATTGAAGTTGGTTTGGGTGGAAGATTAGATTCTACCAATATTATTAAGCCTTTAGTTTCTGCGATCACAAATGTTCAGTTAGATCATCAAAATATTTTAGGAGATACGATTGAACAAATTGCATTTGAAAAGGCCGGAATCATTAAAAATAATACTCCAATAATCTTTGGTGACGAAAATGAAGTCGTAAAAAACATTATTATAGAAAAATCTATCCAAGAAAACGCTCTTTTTATTGATGCTACCCTACTAAAAACGGATTTAAAATCTGATTTAAAGGGAAATTATCAGGCAAAAAATATAAAGGTTGTTTTAGCCTTAATTGATGAATTAAGAAAACTCAATGTAAATGTTTCAAATCAAAATATTGAAAATGGACTATTAAACGTTCATAAAAACACAGGATTCATCGGCCGTTGGTTTGAATTTTCACAAAATCCACTGACAATTTGCGATACAGGACATAATCAGGCCGGATTGGAACAGGTTTTTGCTCAATTAAATTCAATTGACAAGCATAAACACGTTATTTTAGGTTTTGTAGTTGATAAAAAGATCGATGAAGTGATGAGTTTATTACCTGAAAATTCTGAGTTTTATTTTGCAAAACCGTCTATCCACAGGGGCAGACATCCGAAAGATTATGAAGATATGCTCATAAATGCAAAAATTTTTTATAAAATTTTCGATTCTGTGCAAGAAGCGTATTTATCTGCAAAACAACAATCTACAAATGAAGAAATGATTTTTATTGGCGGAAGTAACTTTGTTGTTGGAGAATTTTTAGAAAAAAATTTGGAGTTTTCCGAATAAGTCGTATATTTGCACCACTCTAAACGGAAATAACGTTACAGAGGGCGATTAGCTCAGTTGGTTCAGAGCATCTGGTTTACACCCAGAGGGTCGGGGGTTCGAATCCCTCATCGCCCACAAAGGTTCCTAAAACCTTTAAAAAACTTAGGGCTCTTAGCTCAGTTGGTTCAGAGCATCTGGTTTACACCCAGAGGGTCGGGGGTTCGAATCCCTCAGGGCCCACAAAATCTCTCTTTTTAAAGGGAGATTTTTTTGTTATATTAAAACTATGATGATGAAACAAACATTCATATCTTTTGTCTTTCTTCTCTCGATTTCAATAATCTATTCTCAGGAAATCAAAGAGAGCTCTGTAATCATAAAAGTTTCAAAGAATGTTGACCCTAACTTTGATAATTTTACGCGATTTGAGTATAGTCTAGACACTCGAAACATTGATATCTTAAGCCCTGATCAACCCTATTCAAAAGTTTTAATATTTATCGGCGATAAAAAAGTCTTTTCGCAAATAAATTCCTCTTCCAAAAAGATTCAATTGACGAATCGCTCAATAAGAGATATCCATTTTGAAAGCATTTTAACAAAAACTACTTTTACTTTTAAAATAAAAAAGCAATTTCTTATACTTACCGATATTAAAAACAATAACGAATCAATCTTAAAAATAGACAGATCAGGAGAATATATAAAATTGGTTGATGAAAACAGAAAAGAAGTTTACGTTGGAAAAGAAAAACAGAAAAAATTCAAATAAAACCTATTAACAAATTTTATCAACTATTTTCTGGATATTTAGTTCTTCCAGACAAGCCCAATCTCCTCGATAACATTCCTTATCCCCAAAAACAGAGCAAGGCCTGCACGTAAGATCACTCACCTGTACAACATCATCTTCACTCTGCCCGAAGCCTAAAAAGCCGGCATATGGATGCGTAGACCCCCAAATAGAAACACATCTCGTTCCCATTAAACTCGCCAAATGCATATTGGCAGAATCCATGGAGATCATTAGTTCTAATTCTGAAATTTTATTAAGCTCTTCCGTAAGACTTAATTTGCCTGATAAACTTTTTGTATTCGGAATCTGACTTTCCCATTTTTCTAATGTTTCAGTCTCTTCTTTACCGCCTCCGAAGAAATAGATTTTATGTTTTTGGGCTAAAATTTTCACCAATTCGTAAGATTTCTCCAAAGGAAGCATTTTTCCTTTATGCTGAGCAAAAGGCGCAAAACCAATTCCGGATTTATTAGTTGAAGTTGGTCTTAACTGATGAGAAAGTTCCACCTTAAAACTCATTTCACGAAAAACATCAGCGTAACGTTCAACCGTTTTTCTTAACTGAACTTTATTTAAATTCCAAATATCGGTTAGATGCTCTTTTTCCTCTTTTCCTTTATTGATTTTGAATACTTTAAGTCCTTTTCTTCGATAAATTTTATCTAAGATTTTCGTTCTGATCACATCATGCAGATTAGCGATCATATCGGGATGAAATTCTTTAATTAATTCATTCGCTAATCTTTGCAACCCGAAAATACCCTTATAATCATCTAAGTTGATTCCTTTGAATATAACATTCGGAATATCAGAGAATAAGCTCTCAAAATTCTTTCTCGAAACCATGATGATTTCAACGTCAGGATTCTGTTCCAAAAACTCTCGAAAAACCGGCGCTGTCATAGCGACATCACCAAAAGCGGAAAAACGATATGCTAAAATTCTGGTCACAGCTACGACTTTAGTTGATAGGCAACTGCATAAAATTTAATTTGTTTTGTCATCGCCATGAGTCCGTTGGCTCTGGAAGGAGAAAGAAACTCCTGTAATCCGATCTCTGAGATAAATTCGAAATCAGAATCTAAAATTTCCTGTGTAGAATGGCCACTGTAAATGCTCACTAATAAAGAAACGATTCCTTTTGGTAAAATACCATCAGAATCTGCATCAAAAAACAGTTTTCCATCTCTGAACTCTGCATCAATCCAAACTTTACTCTGACAGCCTTTAATAAGATTTTCATCACCTTTTTTGTCATCCGGAAGACCTTTTAATTCTTTCCCAAGATCAATGATGTACTCATATTTTTGCTCCCAGTCCTCAAGAAACGCAAATTCGTCGATAAGTTCCTTCTGTTTTTCTTTAATGGTCATTTCTTTACTTTCTTTTTGCAAAGATACTAAATTATGCTTTAGGCTTGAAGCAGTAAGCTATAGGCAAAATGATTGTGATATGAGATTTGGCTTATT harbors:
- a CDS encoding mannose-1-phosphate guanylyltransferase encodes the protein MSNSDKYCVIMAGGIGSRFWPLSTQKFPKQFQDILGTGRTMIQQTYDRIKKIIPNENIFVITNKEYITLSHQQLPEVPEENIVGEPLIKNTAACNLYMANKIAELNPNATMIVLPADHLILREDIFLEKVEVAFDLASKNDYLVTLGITPTRPDTGYGYIQFVDKKGSEHFKVKTFTEKPILELAKSFMESGDFLWNAGIFIWNVKTIHHAFEMYLPEMTQHFMACEYNADSEKSCIEIIYPKVQKISIDNGILEKAKNVYVIPSDLGWSDLGTWTSVYENAEKDENENAVKQKHILTYNTEGNIIHVKNSNKAIVIDGLKDFIVVDTEKVLLICPRDHDQLIKDYVLDLKNLKKGEKFI
- a CDS encoding SprT-like domain-containing protein; translated protein: MSIQSLEKYLPPNTLQYLKHWFLDYYIHIKITRNRNSKLGDYRKLLDNSHEITINSTLPPQLFFFVLTHELAHLIAFEKYGRRISPHGNEWKETFRLMLLESIEVYEEELRPIITKFSKSPKANFMASPDLVKYFHIEKQDDTLQFIEELQKGDYFIYRNEKYFLEGLIKKNYLCKNLATGRKYSFKPLARVEKCS
- a CDS encoding TolC family protein, whose product is MKKVWIIVLGLTSMGLSAQKRWSLRECVDYAVEHNLQVIQNEYSKQIQDSNLKIAKKNYLPSVSASVGNTVSFGQASLGTGSIRNDRFSNNANLGADILVYNNGRLEKTIRKTEFDVEASQYDIETIKNDISLQIAQQYLTTLLNKEIVKISQAAVENAQKQADRAKITTQVGTTAQTILAEADAGLAREKQNLKTAEINVGRSLFALAQLLQLNEYKDFDVEDVSVSDQLSPQLKSVDEVLTTAYENQPQVKAAESRIKSAEAQTEVSKTAFWPTITASAGIGSFYNNLLNAQDERVFFPQYKDNFGQNAGVSINIPIFNKGITKLQVEQSKINENIAKATLEQQKQTVRQNVQKAQFDVDANYEIFLSAVEAEKSTKLALDFADKSYVAGRTTIYDVNVARNNYANAQGSVAQAKFNYLFSLKLLNFYAGIPLSL
- a CDS encoding bifunctional folylpolyglutamate synthase/dihydrofolate synthase, which translates into the protein MTTEQYQEAVDWLFVQAPNYQSDGEKAYKPGLDNITKLCDFFDNPQEKIKCIHIGGTNGKGSSSNMLASVLQDSGYKVGLYNSPHLIDFTERIKVNGRNCDKEFVFNFIQKLKGLPEDILPSFFEFTTIIAFEYFYQQQVDFAIIEVGLGGRLDSTNIIKPLVSAITNVQLDHQNILGDTIEQIAFEKAGIIKNNTPIIFGDENEVVKNIIIEKSIQENALFIDATLLKTDLKSDLKGNYQAKNIKVVLALIDELRKLNVNVSNQNIENGLLNVHKNTGFIGRWFEFSQNPLTICDTGHNQAGLEQVFAQLNSIDKHKHVILGFVVDKKIDEVMSLLPENSEFYFAKPSIHRGRHPKDYEDMLINAKIFYKIFDSVQEAYLSAKQQSTNEEMIFIGGSNFVVGEFLEKNLEFSE
- a CDS encoding glycosyltransferase family 9 protein gives rise to the protein MTRILAYRFSAFGDVAMTAPVFREFLEQNPDVEIIMVSRKNFESLFSDIPNVIFKGINLDDYKGIFGLQRLANELIKEFHPDMIANLHDVIRTKILDKIYRRKGLKVFKINKGKEEKEHLTDIWNLNKVQLRKTVERYADVFREMSFKVELSHQLRPTSTNKSGIGFAPFAQHKGKMLPLEKSYELVKILAQKHKIYFFGGGKEETETLEKWESQIPNTKSLSGKLSLTEELNKISELELMISMDSANMHLASLMGTRCVSIWGSTHPYAGFLGFGQSEDDVVQVSDLTCRPCSVFGDKECYRGDWACLEELNIQKIVDKIC
- a CDS encoding SufE family protein, which encodes MTIKEKQKELIDEFAFLEDWEQKYEYIIDLGKELKGLPDDKKGDENLIKGCQSKVWIDAEFRDGKLFFDADSDGILPKGIVSLLVSIYSGHSTQEILDSDFEFISEIGLQEFLSPSRANGLMAMTKQIKFYAVAYQLKS